The genomic region AATGCCTACCCCTAAGAAGGGTGCCCGTCTCGGCGGCTCCGCTAAGCAGCAGTCACACATGCTGAGCAACTTGGCAGCTAGCCTGTTCGAGCACGGCGCAATCAAGACCACCGATGCGAAGGCCAAAATCCTTCGTCCATACGCTGAAAAGATCATCACCAAGGCTAAGGGTGGAACCCTGGCTGACCGTCGCGCAGTGTTGAAGCTCATCCCACACCAGGATGTAGTAGCTCACCTCTTCGACGATCTGGCGCCTCAGTTTGAAAGCCGTGCAGGTGGCTACACCCGCACGATCAAGCTGGACAACCGCTCCGGCGACAACGCTCCAATGTCCCAGATTTCTCTGGTTCTGGAAGAGACCGTGTCCGCTGAAGCAACCCGCGCAACCCGCGCAGCAGCTTCCAAGCAGGCTGAAGAAGAAGCCGTTGAAGAGACCGACGTAGAGGAAACCACCGCTGAGGAAACCCCAGCAGAGGAGACCCCTGCCGAGCAGGACGCTACCGAGGAAGAGAAGTAAAAATTCTCTAGCTCTGAGCAGCTTTGAAGGGCCGTGTATCCAACCCGCGTGGTTGGCGCGCGGCCCTTTTTCTATGCAGGTAGAATCCCAACCTATGACTGCTTCTGCTGACTTGGTTCGCCTGCGCTTTGACATCGCCTACGATGGCACCGATTTCCATGGGTGGGCTAGCCAAAAAGGTCAGCTTCGCACGGTGCAAGGGGTCTTGGAGCAGTGCTTGACGATGATCCTGCGCCACCCCATTGAACTGACCGTTGCGGGGCGCACCGATGCTGGCGTACATGCTGCCGGCCAAGTCGCCCATGCCGATGTACCCGTCGAAAGCCTGCAGCAGCGCAGCATTGACGGGGAGCCGGCGAAATTGGTGCGTCGTTTAGCAAAGCTTGTCGATGACGATATCCGCATCCACAGTGTCTCCTTCGCTCCAGAAGGATTTGACGCCCGTTTTTCTGCGCTGCGCCGGCATTATGTTTACCGAATTACCACCGAGGAGGCCGGCGCTTTGCCGACCCGCCTGCGTGATACCGCGACGTGGACTCGGCCCGTGGATATCGATCTGATGCAACAGGCCGCTACTACGTTGGTGGGGCTGCATGATTTCGCCGCTTTTTGTAAAGCCAAACCCCATGCCACGACGATTCGTGACTTACAAGAGTTCTACTGGGTCGATGCCTCCACACCGTCAGAGCCGAATCTTTATGAAGCGCATGTGAGCGCCGACGCTTTTTGCTGGTCGATGGTGCGCTCTTTAGTCGGCTGCTGCCTAGCGGTCGGGGAGGGCCGACGCGATATCAACTTTGTGGAAGCCATGTTGGGCGAATCTGAACGCTCGTCTTCGATTCCCGTCGCCGCTGCCAAAGGCTTGTCTTTAGTCGGCGTGGACTATCCCGCTGATGAAGACCTCGCCGCGCGCACGATGGTCACCCGCGATAAAAGAAGCGCTGCCAAGGACTTGCCCGCGGGATAGACTGACATGTGCAACGCGCGGTGTTTCGGGGGATTCGCCGCGCTGGAAACACGTCGATTCGGGGGAATGTCACGGTGTCGCAGATCGCGCCAACAACTAAAGCACAAGTATCAGGCCATAAGTTTCTCGTACGTCGCATGCAGCACGCGCTGGTGTTAGGCGATATCCGGATGATTCACGATCCGCTAGCCAGCCGGCGCCGCGCACTGATTTTTGGCCTGGTTGCCGTACTGCTTATCGCGCTGGGGTCCGGGCTTTTAGCCTGGCTGCGCCCCGACCCAGATCCGGGTGACGCCGCGCTTGTGCGCTCGGAGCAGTCCCAACTCTATGTGCGCGTCGACGAGACTCTACATCCCGTAGCCAACCTAGTGTCCGCGCGCCTTATTCTGGGCGAGGCCGCCGAGCCTGTCACTATCGGAACCACTGCTTTAGAAAACTCCGACTTAGGCACGCCCTTGGGGATTGTGGATGCACCGATTGCCTTGTCCACACCACCTGAGCTCGACCCTTTGGCCCCGCCACCGCCGAATACCTGGGCCGCATGTCTTGCCGAGCCCTCCATCCAGGAGCCACCCTTTATCACCAGCGCCACCCGCGATGCCGCAGAGACAGACCGCGAGATTGTCGTGACCGTGGGCCATGAACTACACAATCTTCCGCAACCAGCCGCAGCATATGTCACCTACCAAGACCGCGACTGGCTCATCGCGCAGCAAGGTCGCGCGCTTTTACCCGCCGCTGATAGCGACGAAGGCCGCATTATTCGCCGAGTTCTTAAACTCGAGCACGCCGTTGCTGTCCCACCGGAATTTCTCAACACCTTCGCCGAAACCCCGCCGATAAAAATCCCAGATGTCGACCTCCGACGCGCCGAGAACCAGATGTGGGCGCAGGGCGATGGCGGGATAGTTGAAATCACCGAGACCCAAGCAGAAATCCTGCGCGCGGCCGGCGCAGATATCACCAACATCAACCCAGACGAGCTCGCAGAGCTTGCCACCGTGACCAACACCGAGATTGATACGCTCCCAGCCACCGTGCCCAGCATGATCAGCGCCGAGGAGTGGCTGTGCGCCAATTCCGACGGCGAAGCAGCAACACTTGCTCCGGTGGAGGGACTAGTAGAGCTATCCGGTGATGGCCCGGCGCGCTATTTCACCGGGTTAACCGGTGGGGCAGTAGCGGTTGATACCGGGTTTGGTGTGCACGTTATCGAAGAAGCCGGCCGCCGCCACGAGTTGCCCGATGCTTCGCTTGTCGATGCCTTGGGCGTCGCCGTTCACGAAGCCGCCTGGCCGATTGTGCGCCTGTTGCCTGAGGCCTCGGCGTTGACGCCCGAGAACGCGCTAACTGCAAGTTACTAAGCACACCGGCGAGGATCATCGCTAATACCCCGCCACCGCCTGCTGCGGCGAGCACGATTTCGAGCCGTTGCGGTGCGCGAGATTGCGTGCTCGCAGCAGATTCAATCGCCACCGTGCGGGAGTCCACAGGACTAGTACCCTCCAGATATTCCACAGTGGCCAGCGGGTCGTGGACCCGGTTGGCAGACTGCGCCGAGCCATAGATAATCTCGCGGATCTGCTGAGGAGATAGTGCCGGATTGCGCTGCAATAACAATGCGACCGTGGCGCTGACCGTCGGGGTGGCATAGCTGGTGCCGCTAAAGCCACCTTCGCTGCCATTTTTAATCGCCCCGCGCATCCATCCGGCGCCCTGGGGATGAACCGCAATATTAACGGTGCCTGGCGCGCTGACCCAGTCCTCGGTGACCACGGGAAGCGAATACTCGGCTAACTCATATTCGCTGGATAACGCTGCAACGGGAATGACGGTATCTTCCACCGCCGGGTAGACCACCATGCCTGGTTGGCAGTCACCGTCGATATTGCCGGCAGACGCTACGACGACGGCGCCGTCGTGTTCGGCGCGTAGGAGGGCATCGCTAAGCTGCTGGGAATCTAAGCTCTCGGCCTGCGCACGTGTCATGCATGCCACCACCGATAAGCTGATAACGCGCGCACCGGCATCGAGGGCGGCATGAATTGATTGTGCCATCGTGGCCAAAGACCCAGCGCTTTCGGAATCCGGCGCATCGCGGTAATGCAGCGAAGATTGGCGAATCGCGACCAACGAGGCCTCCGGCGCAATACCCATCTCGCGTGCACCAATGACGCTGGCGACCACGGTGCCGTGAATATCGCAGTCATGAAACGGCGCGGGTTCATCTGGGGTGATGAAATCCGGCCCCGGCTCGAGCTGCGGAAATTGCTCGTGTTCGGCAATCCCCGTATCAATGATGGCGATTTTTACGCCTTGCCCCGTGGCCAACCCATGCAGGCGGGCGCGGTAGTCCTGCTGTTTCGGCGTAAAAGACGGACTCTGTGCAGTGCCAATTGCTACCGCGCATGCGGTATCTTGCGCCTGCGCAACTGGCTGTGCCAGCGGCAGAGCCACAGGCACAGCCACCACACCTGCTACCAAGGCGCCAAGGCCAATGAGCAGCCGGCGCATTAGCCTAGTCCTCGAATGAACTCGAAGAGTCCGGCGAGATGCGCGGCCATGGGCAGACACAACACGAGCGCGATGGCTTCGCAGCGCTCAGCCCACCGCAACGTGGTCGGCGAGGCCGAGTGAATGCGCGGCGCCCACCACGGTGATGTCACCGCAGCGAGAAGCGGAATGCTTGCCACGATCCATAAAATCACCGGCACCTGCCCGTGATAATCCGCCACGGCTACCGCCGCCGGCGCACACAGCGCAGCGGCTAAAGCCAGCACCATCAGCGACCACAACACCACCACCTGCCGGTGGCGCGCGGCATGCAAAAGCAACGACACACACAACATCAGTGCCAATAAAGTGCTGACTACCGGGGTGGTGGCACTGGTGATGGCGACGTGGGCAAGGGCGGGCAGGGTAAACATCGACAAGCCAAGGCACAGGCCTTCATAGATAAAGTGCGCGCGTTGCGAGCGCTGATCTACATTGTCAACGAGTGTATCTGAGACGGATAAATCTTGCCCAGCGGTTGGTAGCTGCGGCACCCGCAATCCCGCCACCGCAGTCGCAAGACCCGGCGCGCTAGCAAGCACAATCACCGCTGCGGCGATCACGGTCCCGGCGCTGCGTGGAACGCTAAGCCCGGCGATAACCAAGAACACAGCGCACAGTACCGCGGCACTGGTGGTGCGCACGTGTGCAATATTTAACACATGACACCCAAGTCCAACCAGCGCACACGTTAGTGCTGCTGCATACAACCCCAAGCTGAAATCGCGCACGGAGTCCATCGGCCAACCCGCCACGCCTATGCCCGCCGCGAGCGATGCAGCGATGATAATGAGCCAACCTAGCCGCAACCCGCGATGCCACACCGCAAGCACCGTCGCGGCCACCGCAATCGATGCTCCCGCCAACGCAATAGACCCGGCGAGATGCGTCGGGGTCAAAAATCCCACTACCGCACCTAGTGCTATCAGCGCGCCATTGATCCAGAGCTGCATAATCCCGCGCGCAGAGTGCTCACTGCCAGAGGCAATTAACGCCTCCGCCGAGTCACGAATAACCGGGGCTGGCAATTCTTCGGACGGGGATAAAAGCACCACGGAGCCATCGACAAGCTGTGTGGCCGATAGCGGTGCCGACGGATCCACCAACCGACCCCCAGCGGTAGATATCCGCCACGGCCGCGATACGGACGGTGCGCCGACCAAGTCCGTGACCTCAGTAATCATTTCATTAAACGACGATGACGCCGGCAACGCCAAGTCAGCTTCTTTGCGGAATTCTCCCACGTGACAACGCACAGTAACCCGCACACTTTGTGAAAAATTCACTATTTCCCCCGAAATAAGTATGTAGTTTGTGAGCTCCCCACCTTGCTCAACCGCCTCCATTGTGGCTTACTAGTGGTGGCGTGTCCACCGGTTATGTGGGCACACGTTTCTTCGGGGGAAGAAGGGGGATATAACTTTGGCGAT from Corynebacterium ammoniagenes DSM 20306 harbors:
- the rplQ gene encoding 50S ribosomal protein L17, whose translation is MPTPKKGARLGGSAKQQSHMLSNLAASLFEHGAIKTTDAKAKILRPYAEKIITKAKGGTLADRRAVLKLIPHQDVVAHLFDDLAPQFESRAGGYTRTIKLDNRSGDNAPMSQISLVLEETVSAEATRATRAAASKQAEEEAVEETDVEETTAEETPAEETPAEQDATEEEK
- the truA gene encoding tRNA pseudouridine(38-40) synthase TruA, giving the protein MTASADLVRLRFDIAYDGTDFHGWASQKGQLRTVQGVLEQCLTMILRHPIELTVAGRTDAGVHAAGQVAHADVPVESLQQRSIDGEPAKLVRRLAKLVDDDIRIHSVSFAPEGFDARFSALRRHYVYRITTEEAGALPTRLRDTATWTRPVDIDLMQQAATTLVGLHDFAAFCKAKPHATTIRDLQEFYWVDASTPSEPNLYEAHVSADAFCWSMVRSLVGCCLAVGEGRRDINFVEAMLGESERSSSIPVAAAKGLSLVGVDYPADEDLAARTMVTRDKRSAAKDLPAG
- the eccB gene encoding type VII secretion protein EccB; protein product: MSQIAPTTKAQVSGHKFLVRRMQHALVLGDIRMIHDPLASRRRALIFGLVAVLLIALGSGLLAWLRPDPDPGDAALVRSEQSQLYVRVDETLHPVANLVSARLILGEAAEPVTIGTTALENSDLGTPLGIVDAPIALSTPPELDPLAPPPPNTWAACLAEPSIQEPPFITSATRDAAETDREIVVTVGHELHNLPQPAAAYVTYQDRDWLIAQQGRALLPAADSDEGRIIRRVLKLEHAVAVPPEFLNTFAETPPIKIPDVDLRRAENQMWAQGDGGIVEITETQAEILRAAGADITNINPDELAELATVTNTEIDTLPATVPSMISAEEWLCANSDGEAATLAPVEGLVELSGDGPARYFTGLTGGAVAVDTGFGVHVIEEAGRRHELPDASLVDALGVAVHEAAWPIVRLLPEASALTPENALTASY
- the eccD gene encoding type VII secretion integral membrane protein EccD, giving the protein MEAVEQGGELTNYILISGEIVNFSQSVRVTVRCHVGEFRKEADLALPASSSFNEMITEVTDLVGAPSVSRPWRISTAGGRLVDPSAPLSATQLVDGSVVLLSPSEELPAPVIRDSAEALIASGSEHSARGIMQLWINGALIALGAVVGFLTPTHLAGSIALAGASIAVAATVLAVWHRGLRLGWLIIIAASLAAGIGVAGWPMDSVRDFSLGLYAAALTCALVGLGCHVLNIAHVRTTSAAVLCAVFLVIAGLSVPRSAGTVIAAAVIVLASAPGLATAVAGLRVPQLPTAGQDLSVSDTLVDNVDQRSQRAHFIYEGLCLGLSMFTLPALAHVAITSATTPVVSTLLALMLCVSLLLHAARHRQVVVLWSLMVLALAAALCAPAAVAVADYHGQVPVILWIVASIPLLAAVTSPWWAPRIHSASPTTLRWAERCEAIALVLCLPMAAHLAGLFEFIRGLG